The nucleotide sequence ACAGTATGAATATCTGTCACTGGCCCCGACATCAAAAGCGTAACTGTGACACAAAATTACCAGACAGCAGTTTTAAAATGGTGTGCAAAGTTGTACAAAATTCTCTTGAATCTGACTCCTTTTTGTAACTATGTCAAAATGCCTCCTGCTGTACACTCTCTTCCATGCTTGTGTTTTGGTTTAATAATTAAAAGCTTGAAGTCCTGTATaaccaacttttttttttttaatctaacagacaaataaattaaacaacTACTCCACCCAGACTACTTTAGCTTTGGAAGTCCATCTGCACTGAATACAACATGTTTAAGGCCATTGGTTTCTTATgtaacacatgcaaatacaaactcaaatgaaaaaaagtgatagattattattatattgtatttgGGATTAAAAAATAACGCCTCGTGTTCATTTATTGACACTGTGTAGGCTGTGGGAATGTTATCTGTTTAATATGAGAGTGGTCTCACATGTGTGCCTTTCTCTGATCTAGGTCAAGCTGCAGACTGGCGACAGGGACTGCAGCAAATCTGCTGGGATTACAGAGTCCCATCTCAGGTTTAACACAACCAGCCTCTGCCTGCCTACCAATATTTTACCCTGTGTGTGAAAAGTCCCATTCAGAAGGTTTGTGCTTGACTTATATTGTATATCCAATAATCTAATTTCCTCCCAGGTCTAACATtctaatataataatacaataagCCAACAAAATCTCTATAATCTATGTGCTTTGATTTCTCATAATCTCATGCCAACAGGGAGTGAGGGGAGAGGGTTGCTGTCTAAATGTGCGTGAGAAAAACCTGGACAAGTGCAAGATCAGTGACACAAAAGAGAACAGGGTCATGGGATGAGATTTAGATTAAGTAAAGCACTGAAGTGTCGTTTAGCCAATTAAAAGGTGAACACAAATTACTTATGGAGACTAATCAAGGTATGTAAAACATAGTGCTTATTCATATAAGACGGAAACAAAAACGACAGCGACAGGAACAGGAGATGCACAAAAAAATGAAGCTAATGTCATCCATATAAGAGCAAAAATATGAATAgtaataatagaaaaataaatacatactaTATATGAACATATTGGATTCAATAATTTGTCTGAAGCCACTATAGGCAGCACAGTCTAGAAGAGGATACACATTAATAGAGCCTGTAGTTTCTCCCAAGGCTTTGAGGAGAAGTAGGTTTGAGAAAAAGGCGAAAATATAAACTCACAAAAGTCTGTGCCTTCCTCTTCTTaactaaaaaaacatgcaacaaatgGATGCATACTGTACTCAAGATGATAATTTCAAAAAATGCAGTGGGATCTCTTCTACCTTAGTAACAACAGAGTGACAGTTTTGGTGAATGTTGGTTTTCCAGCTCCAGATCTgtgttaaaggtgctatatgcaagtttttgctatcgctacatagccaacatttagcattagctgtttacttagcagtctagaagaaacatggcgagttcagcatcaaacttcattctaAGAACCAtcatcagtggtggaaagcaatgccaataTTGACTATTGTTTTgcctctatttctatcacttcttttcttctactggtgttagcatgctaaccagctagccccatcCCATCCCAtttcataataccactttgtgatgGTTGCTGCCTTCAAATGGAACTTGTGAGCTTGTGTTTATGGCATGGTTAAGTCGTGTACAAGGTATGCTTTCTGTTCAAGTGGTTGAGTTGTGAGAACACCGCAGCTAAGCAATGGCAACATGGACATTACTGTTGGTAACTAGAGGTCACAGAGACAATTTAGCAAACTAGCAGGTGGATAACGTAATGCAGGAAATGCAAGGGCATAACTGCAGAGGGGAAAATTAGGCCCTTTGGAATATCAGCATTTTCCTTCAAAGTATCttaaaattacaaagaaaaattCAATGTGACTAAAATTCCAATATATTCATTTAGAGTCCcatgaaaaatgaatttccATGGCTGCCActatttctgaaaatgtcagcaAACATGTCAGAACTAATAAACTTGAGTTCTAAGGTTGGGAGCACCACAGGAGGGGGCATTTATATGGACTCTTCATATGAACATGGTAAAAATGAACCCATTTGATGGCAGCAAGTGAGTcgcatccagtctgccctcagtcaaacatgagaggatgaagaagtagcactgcccaccagagggtgtattctaacctcttgtaaatgCAGCGATGTCTGAGgcttggtaagtaaacagctgttaatgttaatgttggcTTTGTAGCTCACATACAGCACCtctaaaaaaatgtaatcattcTGTGATTTTACATAACTTTAAGTACAGTTTGTCACAAAGAAAGCACCATATATAACCTACAAGCACATGGATTCTGACAAAGTGGCAAGGTTGCAAGAAAAGAGCTGGTCTTAAAGGATATAACACAAGTTTGATGCAAGAAATTTACAGGACAGTAATAAAGCTCTCTACTGTACATTCGAGTATTACAAGATATACAAATATGCTTCACAACGAGACAGAGAGCGTGCATCCCATCCTGTGGTGTGCTTACATTTGCAGAGCAACGAGTACAGACTGTGGCAGGCCAGTCACACACTAAAGGGAGTGAGATACAGAGAGTAAACTAGTAATAGTACACTGCATGAGTGGGAGACATCAGATAACACCAGGCAGTTGTAATGATGACTGTGTTTGGTCACACATCATCTCTTTCCTGCATACTCCTCAGCTGTTGAGGCAGTGGAGGCATTGATGTGGTGCGCCGTGGTGTCCACCTGGCCATCGGGCTGGACAGACTGCACTGTTTCTACCAGGCTGCCGCTAGGTAGCACCACGTAGTGGGCGGCCATGTCTTTGGGCTGCAGCTCCCGCATGCCCTCTTTACTGTGCCAGATCCCATAGCCAAAATACACAAGGAGACCTGGGAAAAGGGAGAGCATGGGACACTTGTAACTGTAATGACTCAAAAGTAAAGTCAAGGCACACTAAACACAGGTGGGTGGAGAGAAAAGTAACTCCAagagagttttgttttgtgttattctTAGTTTAGGAAATGTTGGCCAATTTCATAGTTTATTCTCTATGggcaaaataaatgtattagtGTTCTAAAAACCTGTAACCACACTGTTAACTCTGAGTCAAATGAAGAAATCCCGTGCTGTTTTTCTGCACTAGCCATTATGGAAGGTAAGTGGCTGTTTCTTTCTCTAGGGAAATGGTTTCTGGGAGAGAGCGCCCAGCCTGTCAAGTGTAATATTCCACAAGTGTGCATCTTGTTAACTTGCTGCAGTCTGACAGTGGGGTTTAAATGGTTTACTGGTTCAGAAAAGCCTTAAGCTAATGCAGCTAATCACGCTTCTCCAGTGATCCCCCGCTTACTGACAGGGTTTTAAAGTGGTTTGACCACCATCTGCATCCTCAGAAGGTTGCTGACAAATGGTGACAACAACTTTTTGTGTTTCCGCAGAGTACCGAAAATGTTTGTTCATTCTGATGATGAAACATTTAGGTACACTGCGTTCTCTAGCAACAGAAGGCAGGCAGACGTTTTATGACAGTGCATTTAAACTACTTCCTGAGATAACAACCATTTCACATCATGTGTGCACTGTGGAGTTGTCTGCCGTTAAGTATCTAAAATCATCTCAATAACTAATCCACTTTCAGTAGCTTTAAtctacaaatgtatttatttttttggaaaagCAGAGAATTTTTAGGGGCCATTATGTTCTTTGCCTAAATCTTTCTTACCTATGGCGATCCACACAGTAAATCGAATCCAGGTTAGAGGGCTGAGCTTCATCATGAGGAATACATTAAAGAGGATACTAGCACTTGGAGTCAACGGAACCAGAGGTACCTGTACAACAATAAAACTTCAGTCACATTCCAATCATACAGTACAGGCTTTAAATAAATTGTCCCATTTAAATGAGATTAGCTGAGCATCATTTAAATCAACATTGTATAGCTTTACCTCACAATAACAGCTTTGTAATCATTTTAGTGGTGAGCTAAAATCCGTAAAGGAGCTCACCTGGAATGTTTTGCTTTCGGTCTGTGGCTCGTGAATCCATATGAGTGCCAGGCTGAGGACAAAAGCCAAGCTAAAAATCACTAGCAGCAATGCAAAACTCCAGACcggcagctgcagctgtttgttaCCAAATACCACCACAGCACAGAGGGACACTGCGCTCACTATCAGAGTCACCACGCAGAAGGTCACCACCTCGCCCGGCTCGCAGTCCCCCAGCAGCCTACCCAGGTAGGGTTCCCAACACGCCTTCAGCTGTCCCACCCCACGCCGCTCTCTCGTCTTCTGCCTCTCCACCAGCTGGAGTTTGTCAGAGAAGGACTCGTACTGCTTTATCTCCCCGCTGTCCTCGGTTATGGTCTGAGACTCTGAGGGGGCAGGGGAAGGCTCAGCATTGGGGTTGGGGGACGTGGAAGCGCTTCCCTTGGAGCTGGTTTTCTCAGGCTGGAAGCGCAGCACGATGACACTTGCTGCCACAAAAGTGTACGCCAAGAGCGTGCCGATGGACAAGAACTGAACCAAGGCTTCCAGGTCAAAGATGAGGGCCATGATGGCCATGAGGATTCCAAACACAAGTATAGCATTGACAGGGACTTTGGTGACAGGATTGACGCGTgcaaaaatggagaaaaacaaTCCATCTTCTGCCATGGCATACACGATCcgagggagggagaaaagatTACAGAGCAGCACTGTGTTCATGGCTAGAAATGGGAACAGAGACTCATTATCAGAACATGACACAAAATATAGCACTGTGCAGACAATACTATTGCTAAATATAATGTACTGACAGCCATTTAAATTGACACTCACCACAGATAGAACCTACTGCCACAATCACTCCAGCCCAACTGTAACCACGGCGGAAGAAAGCATCTGCCAGAGCTGAGTTGGGGTCCAGTGTATGCCAGGGTACCATTAGCGTGAGCACTGCGGAGACCAGGATGTAAGCTGTTGCTGCCAATCCAAGGGAGATTGCAGTGGCAATGGGCACGGCTTTCTGTGGATTCTTTGCCTCCTCACTTGAGGATGCGATTACATCGAAGCCCACAAATGCGTAGAAGCACGTGGCTGAGCCTGCAAGTATTCCAGACAGCCCGAAAGGTGCAAAGCCTCCTTCTCTCTGACTCCAGTTGGCCGGTTCAGCCAGCACAAAGCCAAAAatcagtatgaaaatgatgacaCCCATACTGATGGTGGAGAAGATATGGTTGAGGTAAGAGGACACTTGAACTCCAAAGGAAATGAAGAACGAGGCAACAACTAGAATCCCTGCTGCAAGTAGGTCAGGGTAATGGGCAAGGAAGGGCACGTTCCACTGCATAATGTGTGTCTCCGTGAAGTTCTGGATAGCGTGGTTAAAAATGGAGTCCAGATAGCCACTCCATGCGCGTGCCACAGCAGCACCACCAATCATGTTCTCCAGAATCACATTCCAACCAATGAGAAAAGCCCAGACCTCTCCCATAGAAACATAGGTAAACATGTAGGCAGATCCTGTTTTGGGAATGCGTGCTCCAAACTCTGCATAACAAAAGGCAGCCAATAAAGACGCAATACCTGCAAAAATGAAGGATATGATGACAGCAGGCCCAGTCATGTCTTTGGCCACTGTTCCTGTCAGGACATAAAGCCCAGAGCCCACCATGCCACCAACACCCATCAGAGTCAGGTCCAGGGTGGAGAGGCAACGTTTCAGCGACGTGGCCATCATGTCATCATCCAGTGTCTTGAGTCGGTTCAGTCTCTGACAAAGGCGCACCGCTGGTGCGCAGCCTCTCGCGCAAGTTGCCATAGCTACAGAGTTAGACAGGCCAGCTGGACAGGATGGTGCTGTAAGAGTCACACTGGATCCATTACCTGTCTATGATGATGACCTGCAAGACAGAGCACAGGCACAATATTGACAAATGCATCCATCCAAACAGGAAAAGCTACAACAGGTTTACGTGGTTAGACTTGTTTAACCCCTTGTTTAACTGTATGTTTTGCATTAAGGACCGGACCACAGAATGATGATTAACCTGAATACAttacatgtcaaaaatgtagCTGTATAGCTTGACATACTGTTGGGGTAGTGTTATATTTTACTCAGGGCTGTTGATGGACACATACTGTGGGTCTGTGTGAGGAACCAATCTGGCCACTTTGAACACAGAACTGTCGTCCAAGCTTGGCCTCTACACTTAATTAAAGATTGTGTAATGACAACAATGATGACACtaaatattcagtatttaaCATACTCTCTTTCTTATtgcacaacaaaataaacatgcaTTTTGTAGAGCTTTGGTGACTGTCACAGATGCAACAGAAAGGATCTCCTGAATTGTAGACCCAAATATTACATTTCTGAGTGTAACAGCAATATAGTATTAACATTTTGCTTAGTAAGGAGTTGTAAAAACAGGACACTTGCAGTGAGGtatgaatatgaaataaaactggaaacaaaatgAATCCTACGAATCATCTGTTAGGCTGTTTCCAACTGTGAGTATCTGTTTTACCTAGGTTTTGCAATGAGGGCTTATCGTGTGGCACCAATGGGCACTCATCACTCAATGCAAGGCCAGACCACGTCATCTAAAAGGCAGCGctaatgtgtaaaataaaaacccGACATGTAGTAACAATAACATATgcagattctgttttttttcctattagTTTATCTCTAAACTGTACGTTTAGTCTTCTCATCAGAAAGACACAGCATTCATCCTCCTGGTTCGGGCGGTGCAACATCTGATTCCTGCCCTCGATAGGCATATGGCGACAACAGGATGCCTGCGTTATAATTACGTAACGCATTATTCCCGTCTAGAAATAAACCCACCGCCATAAAATGCACGACACGCTTACACTGTAATATCAGGCTTAAGTATATGTATCCATGACCACATCTCGTACCGTGCACAGAACAGACGAAGACTGGAATAAGCGTCGTTTTAATtccaaattaatattttattacaacATGGAAACGGACGCAAGTGAGGATCGTTAGTGCGTTAGACTTCCTCTCTCCTGGATGTAGCCCGCTGAAGAGCGACATCGCACTTTTCATTCGTGAggcattcatttttatttaactcCCCTGTATCCACAAAAGGAGAAACGCCAGGATTAACGCAACAAATACAAAGATTGCTTTACCGTTGTGGTTCAAGTTGTCTCATCTGTGCCGCAGGTCCGGTGCTGTTAGAAGTTGCCGGGATGCATTGGCTGGTGATGGAACAGAAGGTGCGCCGAGGAATAAAACCAACATGCACTGCCTGGTCTGCTTCTTAAAGGCGCAGTCACCTTTATACTCTTGCTGAGCGGGGGCTTCCCCGCTGCGCCCCACCCATATTACAGCAGAATGGGAGATTAGCCGGAGCCGGTAGAGGGGGTCCCCGGGCCCTGACTGCATGTGGTCGGTGAATATAAATGTGAACATGTTTGACAATCACAAATGCAATACAAGTAAGCAGcttaagaaaatgaaatcaacttagtctacagtatatttacacagCTCACATGACAAATGGATGTCataaaagtcaaacacaacaTGGAACAG is from Lates calcarifer isolate ASB-BC8 linkage group LG13, TLL_Latcal_v3, whole genome shotgun sequence and encodes:
- the slc7a4 gene encoding cationic amino acid transporter 4 produces the protein MATCARGCAPAVRLCQRLNRLKTLDDDMMATSLKRCLSTLDLTLMGVGGMVGSGLYVLTGTVAKDMTGPAVIISFIFAGIASLLAAFCYAEFGARIPKTGSAYMFTYVSMGEVWAFLIGWNVILENMIGGAAVARAWSGYLDSIFNHAIQNFTETHIMQWNVPFLAHYPDLLAAGILVVASFFISFGVQVSSYLNHIFSTISMGVIIFILIFGFVLAEPANWSQREGGFAPFGLSGILAGSATCFYAFVGFDVIASSSEEAKNPQKAVPIATAISLGLAATAYILVSAVLTLMVPWHTLDPNSALADAFFRRGYSWAGVIVAVGSICAMNTVLLCNLFSLPRIVYAMAEDGLFFSIFARVNPVTKVPVNAILVFGILMAIMALIFDLEALVQFLSIGTLLAYTFVAASVIVLRFQPEKTSSKGSASTSPNPNAEPSPAPSESQTITEDSGEIKQYESFSDKLQLVERQKTRERRGVGQLKACWEPYLGRLLGDCEPGEVVTFCVVTLIVSAVSLCAVVVFGNKQLQLPVWSFALLLVIFSLAFVLSLALIWIHEPQTESKTFQVPLVPLTPSASILFNVFLMMKLSPLTWIRFTVWIAIGLLVYFGYGIWHSKEGMRELQPKDMAAHYVVLPSGSLVETVQSVQPDGQVDTTAHHINASTASTAEEYAGKR